The following proteins are co-located in the Sphingomonas panacis genome:
- a CDS encoding CopD family protein — translation MNFLGNAYLWVKAAHVIFVVFWMAGLFMLPRYLVYHQESLGNPEEAARWTDRESKIRSIILTPAMVLVWVFGLLLAANAGLFSGVPGLAWLHAKLALVVLLSGYHGWAVGYAKKLAKGRATLTGRTLRMVNEVPAVLLTLIVILVIVRPF, via the coding sequence ATGAACTTCCTCGGTAACGCCTATCTTTGGGTCAAGGCGGCGCATGTCATCTTCGTGGTGTTCTGGATGGCGGGGCTGTTCATGCTGCCGCGCTATCTGGTCTATCACCAGGAATCGCTCGGCAACCCGGAGGAGGCGGCGCGCTGGACCGACCGTGAGAGCAAGATCCGTTCGATCATCCTGACGCCGGCGATGGTGCTGGTATGGGTGTTCGGGCTCCTGCTGGCGGCCAACGCGGGTCTATTCAGCGGTGTGCCGGGGTTGGCGTGGCTTCATGCCAAGCTGGCGCTGGTGGTCCTCCTGAGCGGCTATCACGGCTGGGCGGTCGGCTATGCCAAGAAACTCGCCAAAGGCCGCGCGACTCTCACGGGGCGCACGCTGCGGATGGTCAACGAAGTGCCGGCGGTGCTGCTCACCCTGATCGTCATTCTGGTGATCGTGCGCCCGTTCTGA
- a CDS encoding pyruvate, water dikinase regulatory protein, producing the protein MRLHLHLLSDSTGETLENIAKAALAQYDDVETIRHFWPMVRTEGHLERILQEISQNPGLVLFTLVNSETRRNLEMRCRALGLPAVAPLDAVTGALSSLLGQQAKARPGRQHMLDAAYFARVDAIQFTIAHDDGLGAEDWEEADIVLAGVSRSSKTPTSIYLANRGYKTANIPIVVESPPPPVLFSLKRPMVVGLTTSADRLIQVRRNRLLSLNQAPETAYVDHEAVSREVAWARRMFADNGWPVIDVTRRSIEETAAAIIALVAERGES; encoded by the coding sequence ATGCGGCTCCACCTCCATCTCCTTTCGGATTCGACCGGCGAGACGCTGGAGAACATCGCCAAGGCGGCGCTCGCGCAATATGACGACGTCGAGACGATCCGGCACTTCTGGCCGATGGTGCGGACCGAGGGGCACCTCGAACGCATCCTTCAGGAAATATCGCAAAATCCGGGGCTGGTGCTGTTCACGCTGGTCAACAGCGAGACGCGGCGGAATCTCGAGATGCGCTGCCGCGCGCTCGGCCTGCCCGCGGTCGCACCGCTCGACGCGGTGACGGGCGCGCTCTCCAGCTTGCTTGGCCAGCAGGCGAAGGCGCGGCCAGGCCGCCAGCATATGCTCGACGCCGCCTATTTCGCGCGGGTCGACGCGATCCAGTTCACCATCGCGCATGACGATGGGCTGGGTGCCGAGGATTGGGAAGAGGCCGATATCGTCCTCGCCGGCGTGTCGCGATCGTCGAAGACGCCGACCTCGATCTATCTCGCCAATCGCGGCTACAAGACCGCCAACATCCCGATCGTGGTGGAAAGCCCGCCGCCGCCGGTGCTGTTCAGCTTGAAGCGCCCTATGGTGGTGGGGCTGACGACCAGCGCCGACCGGCTGATTCAGGTTCGCCGCAACCGATTGCTGTCGCTCAACCAGGCGCCCGAGACCGCGTATGTCGATCATGAGGCGGTTTCGCGCGAGGTCGCGTGGGCGCGGCGGATGTTCGCCGATAATGGCTGGCCCGTGATCGACGTGACGCGCCGCTCGATCGAGGAAACTGCGGCGGCGATCATCGCGCTCGTTGCCGAGCGGGGTGAATCATGA
- the mnmG gene encoding tRNA uridine-5-carboxymethylaminomethyl(34) synthesis enzyme MnmG, with protein sequence MNQFDVIVIGGGHAGTEAAAAAARRGARTALVSFDPSKIGAMSCNPAIGGLGKGHLVREVDAFDGLIARATDAAGIHYRMLNRSKGLAVQGPRVQADRRRYAAAIQSMLARQANLAVVAGEAAALRMVADRVVGITLADGRDLAAPSVVLATGTFLGGRIFRGEERESGGRVGEAAASILAEQLRGAGLPMARLKTGTPPRLDGRTIDWARLDEQPSDTDPWTMSPLTPARTLPQVHCAITRTTEATHAIIRAGLDRSPLFGGAIAGAGPRYCPSIEDKIHRFGDRDGHQIFLEPEGLDDPIIYPNGISTSLPVDVQEALVASIPGLERTRILTPGYAVEYDHIDPRALNATLELRAIPGLFCCGQINGTTGYEEAAGQGLVAGLNAAAHALDIAPVILDRASSYLGVMIDDLVLQGVTEPYRMLTARAEYRLRLRADNAETRLGPIAEAAGCLGEVRRERLKQRCDARARIEAMLERPLSPAELIGRGAPVSTGPHRRPGSEWLRLAGVTVAQVAPDLVADADPSLLAEIVEDVRYAPYLLRQEAEIAMVRGNDAIALAADLDFTGIPGLSAEMVERLSTARPSTLGQAGRLRGITPAALAAILLHARRRAA encoded by the coding sequence ATGAACCAGTTCGATGTCATCGTGATCGGCGGCGGCCACGCCGGCACCGAGGCTGCCGCTGCGGCTGCGCGGCGCGGTGCCAGGACTGCGCTGGTCAGTTTCGATCCTAGTAAAATCGGCGCGATGTCGTGTAATCCCGCGATCGGTGGATTGGGCAAGGGTCACCTTGTTCGCGAGGTCGATGCCTTCGATGGCCTGATCGCGCGTGCGACCGACGCAGCCGGAATCCACTACCGGATGCTCAACCGCAGCAAGGGGCTGGCAGTGCAGGGGCCGCGCGTGCAGGCGGACCGCCGTCGCTATGCAGCCGCGATTCAATCCATGCTGGCGAGGCAGGCCAACCTCGCCGTTGTCGCCGGCGAGGCCGCGGCGCTTCGCATGGTGGCGGATCGTGTGGTCGGGATCACGCTGGCGGATGGCCGCGACCTCGCCGCGCCATCCGTGGTGCTGGCAACGGGTACGTTCCTGGGCGGGCGCATCTTCCGGGGCGAGGAACGCGAAAGTGGCGGCCGTGTCGGGGAAGCGGCGGCGAGCATCTTGGCGGAACAGCTTCGCGGCGCCGGCTTGCCGATGGCACGGTTGAAGACCGGCACGCCGCCGCGGCTCGATGGTCGCACGATCGATTGGGCTCGGCTCGACGAGCAGCCGAGCGACACCGATCCCTGGACGATGTCGCCGCTGACACCCGCGCGCACGCTGCCGCAGGTGCATTGCGCGATCACGCGCACCACCGAAGCGACCCATGCGATCATCCGCGCTGGCCTTGACCGGTCGCCTTTGTTCGGCGGCGCGATCGCCGGGGCGGGGCCGCGCTATTGTCCTTCGATCGAAGACAAGATCCACCGCTTCGGCGACCGTGACGGCCACCAGATTTTCCTCGAACCCGAAGGGCTGGACGACCCAATCATTTACCCCAATGGCATTTCGACGTCGTTGCCGGTCGACGTGCAGGAAGCTTTGGTCGCCTCGATTCCAGGTCTGGAACGTACCCGTATTCTCACGCCGGGCTATGCCGTCGAATACGACCATATCGATCCCCGCGCGCTCAACGCGACGCTGGAACTCCGCGCGATCCCGGGTCTATTCTGCTGCGGACAGATCAACGGTACGACCGGTTACGAAGAAGCGGCAGGGCAGGGGCTGGTCGCTGGTCTCAACGCCGCCGCCCATGCGTTGGACATTGCGCCGGTGATCCTCGACCGGGCGAGCAGCTATCTTGGCGTGATGATCGACGATCTCGTCCTGCAAGGCGTCACCGAGCCGTATCGGATGCTGACCGCGCGCGCCGAGTATCGCTTGCGCTTGCGTGCCGACAATGCCGAGACGCGGCTCGGGCCGATCGCAGAGGCTGCGGGATGTCTTGGCGAGGTGCGCCGCGAGCGTCTTAAGCAGCGCTGCGATGCGCGTGCGAGGATCGAGGCGATGCTTGAGCGACCGCTTTCTCCCGCCGAGTTGATCGGTCGCGGCGCACCCGTTTCGACCGGTCCGCATCGCAGGCCGGGGTCCGAATGGCTGCGGCTGGCGGGCGTGACCGTTGCGCAGGTGGCGCCGGATCTGGTCGCGGACGCAGACCCGAGCTTGCTGGCGGAGATCGTCGAGGACGTTCGTTACGCGCCGTACTTACTCCGGCAGGAAGCGGAGATCGCGATGGTGCGGGGCAACGATGCCATCGCGCTCGCGGCCGATCTCGACTTCACGGGGATCCCCGGTCTGTCGGCCGAGATGGTCGAGCGTCTGAGTACAGCTCGGCCATCGACGTTGGGACAAGCAGGACGATTGCGCGGGATCACGCCAGCGGCACTTGCTGCGATCCTGCTTCATGCCCGGCGGCGCGCGGCATGA
- the hemE gene encoding uroporphyrinogen decarboxylase, with protein sequence MVEVRRAFDRDDPVKPLLATLRGTKQPVAPVWLMRQAGRYLPEYRALRAEKGGFLALATDPHAAAEVTLQPIRRFGFDGAILFSDILMVPAALGQSLSFGAGEGPALAPPLLDHALAALTPNPAFLDPVYATVRTVAAALPAETTFLGFAGSPWTVATYMVAGHGSRDQSETRRFAYTDPARFADLIDAIVATTVAYLSRQIEAGVEAVQLFDSWAGSLSPAQFERWVIAPNAAIVAALHARHPTVPVIGFPKGAGGKLPAYARETGVDALGLDETVDPRWAAANLPVDLPVQGNLDPLALIAGGAALEGAVANVLEAFADRPHIFNLGHGILQDTPIENVERLLALVRRAR encoded by the coding sequence ATGGTAGAGGTACGCCGTGCTTTCGATCGAGACGACCCGGTGAAACCGCTGTTGGCGACGCTTCGGGGGACCAAGCAGCCGGTCGCGCCGGTGTGGCTGATGCGCCAGGCCGGGCGCTATTTGCCCGAGTACCGCGCACTACGAGCGGAGAAGGGTGGTTTCCTCGCGCTCGCAACCGATCCGCACGCGGCGGCCGAGGTGACGCTGCAACCGATCCGCCGTTTCGGGTTCGACGGCGCGATCCTGTTCTCCGATATCTTGATGGTACCGGCAGCACTCGGCCAGTCGCTCAGCTTCGGGGCGGGGGAGGGGCCTGCGTTGGCACCGCCACTGCTCGATCATGCGCTTGCCGCGCTGACGCCCAATCCGGCTTTCCTCGATCCAGTCTATGCGACGGTGCGCACCGTCGCCGCCGCGCTGCCGGCGGAGACGACGTTCCTCGGCTTCGCTGGCAGTCCGTGGACGGTCGCCACCTATATGGTCGCGGGGCATGGCAGCCGCGACCAGAGCGAGACGCGACGTTTCGCCTACACTGATCCGGCACGGTTTGCGGACCTTATCGATGCGATCGTGGCCACGACGGTCGCCTATCTCTCACGTCAGATCGAAGCCGGCGTCGAGGCTGTTCAACTGTTCGATAGCTGGGCGGGCTCGCTCAGCCCCGCGCAGTTCGAACGCTGGGTGATAGCGCCCAATGCCGCGATCGTCGCGGCGCTGCATGCACGCCACCCGACCGTTCCGGTGATCGGCTTTCCCAAAGGCGCGGGCGGCAAGCTTCCAGCCTATGCGCGCGAGACCGGGGTCGACGCGCTCGGGCTCGATGAAACGGTCGATCCCCGCTGGGCGGCGGCGAACCTGCCGGTCGATTTGCCCGTTCAGGGCAATCTCGATCCGCTCGCCTTGATCGCCGGTGGCGCGGCGCTGGAAGGTGCTGTGGCGAACGTGCTTGAGGCATTCGCGGATCGCCCCCATATCTTCAACCTCGGGCATGGCATCCTGCAGGACACGCCCATCGAAAACGTCGAGCGTCTGCTGGCGCTGGTGCGGAGAGCGCGATGA
- the rsmG gene encoding 16S rRNA (guanine(527)-N(7))-methyltransferase RsmG, with protein MTENEARDWIATHFGGVGMARMERFVDLVVAESEQQNLIARSTIAEIWARHVVDSAQLIPMADRAPGAWLDIGSGAGFPGLVVAALTDRTVTLAEPRKRRVAFLEAAADALGTSDRVSVFAGKAEALATAPVAVISARAVAPLDALFAAATDSASKETLWLLPKGQSARDEVAIAKRAWHGAFHVEQSLTNKESLIVVARGVARRCKS; from the coding sequence ATGACCGAGAACGAAGCCCGCGACTGGATCGCGACACATTTTGGCGGCGTCGGCATGGCGCGGATGGAGCGGTTCGTTGATCTCGTCGTCGCTGAGTCCGAACAGCAGAACCTCATCGCCCGATCGACCATAGCGGAGATCTGGGCGCGACACGTCGTCGATTCCGCGCAGCTCATTCCGATGGCGGATCGCGCGCCGGGTGCCTGGCTGGATATCGGTAGCGGAGCGGGATTTCCCGGCTTGGTTGTGGCGGCTCTGACCGACAGAACGGTGACGCTTGCCGAACCCCGGAAGCGCCGCGTTGCATTTCTGGAAGCTGCGGCCGACGCGCTTGGCACGAGCGATCGGGTCTCGGTCTTCGCCGGAAAAGCGGAGGCTCTGGCCACCGCTCCGGTGGCGGTTATATCGGCGCGTGCGGTAGCACCGCTTGACGCGCTGTTTGCCGCTGCGACCGATTCAGCGTCGAAAGAAACGCTGTGGTTGCTTCCAAAAGGGCAGTCGGCGCGCGATGAGGTGGCAATCGCCAAGCGTGCATGGCATGGTGCGTTCCACGTGGAACAGAGCCTCACCAACAAGGAATCGCTGATCGTGGTAGCGCGGGGAGTGGCACGTCGATGCAAGTCATAA
- the mnmE gene encoding tRNA uridine-5-carboxymethylaminomethyl(34) synthesis GTPase MnmE has translation MDTIFAVSSGAAPAAISVLRISGAGAFAAARALCGRLPEPRIASLRALRDPVSGMLLDRGLVLVFPGPNSATGEDIVELHVHGGRATQRALEAALGAIEGLRPAEAGEFTRRALEHGRIDLTEAEGLGDLLSAETEHQRRAALRLSEGGLRQQIEGWNDRLVDVAASIEAALDFSDEDDVPEAVSAQSGSVLAALSDEIGTLVAAPSVERLRDGIRVVIAGPPNSGKSTLINRLAGRDVAIVSATAGTTRDRIEVPVTRSGIAYLLTDTAGLRDEGADEIERIGIGRAIDAIAASDILLWLDDAPPPYAGAMWLHARCDVPRRTSLPPGRELAISAASGEGIAALWSALEARASALGSSPDEMAINARQRGLLASAEEILRAGSAEPDILLRAEAIRSARALFDSITGRANVEAVLDALFGRFCIGK, from the coding sequence GTGGACACGATCTTCGCGGTTTCGAGCGGCGCAGCGCCGGCGGCCATCTCGGTTCTTCGGATCAGCGGGGCGGGGGCGTTCGCGGCGGCTCGAGCTTTGTGCGGCAGGTTGCCCGAGCCGCGTATCGCCAGCCTGCGGGCGCTTCGCGATCCGGTGAGCGGCATGTTGCTCGATCGTGGGCTGGTGCTGGTGTTTCCCGGCCCGAACAGCGCGACCGGCGAGGACATCGTCGAACTGCACGTTCACGGTGGCCGCGCCACGCAGCGCGCGCTCGAAGCCGCACTCGGCGCGATCGAGGGACTGCGACCAGCCGAAGCCGGCGAATTCACCCGGCGCGCGCTTGAACATGGTCGTATCGATCTGACCGAAGCCGAAGGACTGGGGGACCTCCTCTCCGCCGAAACTGAGCATCAGCGTCGTGCCGCGTTGCGCTTGTCGGAAGGCGGGCTTCGCCAGCAGATCGAAGGCTGGAACGATCGCCTCGTCGATGTGGCGGCTTCGATCGAAGCCGCGCTCGATTTCTCTGACGAAGACGATGTGCCCGAAGCCGTGAGTGCGCAGTCCGGCAGCGTACTGGCAGCTTTGTCGGACGAGATCGGCACGCTCGTTGCCGCGCCGTCCGTCGAGCGGCTGCGCGACGGTATCCGCGTGGTGATCGCGGGTCCGCCCAACAGCGGCAAATCGACTCTCATCAACCGGCTCGCCGGGCGCGACGTGGCGATCGTCTCCGCCACGGCCGGCACAACGCGCGACCGGATCGAAGTGCCCGTCACGCGATCAGGAATCGCCTATCTTCTCACCGACACCGCTGGCCTGCGTGACGAGGGGGCCGATGAGATCGAGCGGATCGGCATTGGGCGCGCGATCGACGCGATCGCGGCGAGCGATATCCTGCTCTGGCTCGACGATGCGCCGCCGCCGTATGCGGGGGCAATGTGGCTGCACGCGCGGTGCGATGTCCCGCGCCGGACCTCTTTGCCCCCTGGTCGCGAGCTTGCCATCTCGGCGGCGAGCGGTGAGGGGATCGCCGCCTTGTGGTCCGCGCTGGAGGCGCGCGCCAGTGCGCTGGGCTCAAGCCCGGACGAGATGGCGATCAACGCGCGTCAACGCGGTCTCCTCGCCAGTGCGGAGGAGATCCTGCGAGCGGGATCTGCTGAGCCGGATATTCTTTTGCGGGCAGAGGCGATCCGAAGCGCCCGCGCACTATTCGACAGCATCACCGGCAGGGCGAACGTGGAGGCCGTACTCGACGCGTTGTTCGGGCGGTTCTGCATCGGCAAGTGA
- a CDS encoding methylated-DNA--[protein]-cysteine S-methyltransferase has product MYARDFALIATPIGMVRLRGDMDWLDAITIDRDAQPEVAGAGALAEGAAQIAAYFARRLTVFDLPLRPLASPRGAAMRDAMVAIGFGETRSYGVLARSIGSGARAIGQACARNPLPIVVPCHRVTNADGSLGAYSAGDGPVTKRWLLDHEQGRLI; this is encoded by the coding sequence ATGTATGCGCGCGACTTCGCCCTGATCGCAACGCCCATCGGTATGGTCCGGCTGCGCGGTGATATGGATTGGCTCGATGCGATCACGATCGACCGTGATGCGCAGCCCGAAGTCGCGGGTGCAGGTGCGCTTGCCGAGGGTGCCGCGCAGATCGCCGCCTATTTTGCGCGCCGGCTGACGGTATTCGATCTGCCGCTGCGGCCACTCGCCAGCCCGCGTGGGGCTGCGATGCGCGACGCGATGGTTGCGATCGGCTTTGGGGAGACGCGTAGCTATGGAGTGCTGGCGCGATCGATCGGGTCCGGCGCGCGCGCGATCGGCCAGGCGTGTGCGCGCAATCCGTTGCCGATCGTGGTGCCGTGTCACCGCGTGACCAATGCCGACGGATCGCTTGGCGCGTATTCAGCGGGGGACGGGCCGGTTACCAAGCGATGGTTGCTCGATCATGAGCAGGGGCGGCTGATTTAG
- a CDS encoding Maf family protein: protein MTVILASQSASRRAMLSAALVPFEAVAAGVDEDSAKAALRAEGLSARDLADALAELKALRVSQRDPQALVLGSDSIVELDDGTMLDKPVSRENAAEHLRRLSGKRHDLVSAAVIAEGGRPVWRVVDRAKMHVRTLSDAFIEQYLDAEWPAISGCVGCYRIEGPGAQLFSRIEGSQFTVLGLPLLQVLDYLRVRGVMTA, encoded by the coding sequence ATGACGGTGATCCTCGCTTCGCAAAGCGCGTCGCGCCGCGCGATGCTCTCGGCGGCACTGGTGCCGTTCGAGGCGGTCGCGGCCGGCGTCGATGAGGACAGCGCCAAGGCGGCGTTGCGGGCGGAGGGCCTGTCCGCGCGCGATCTGGCCGATGCGCTCGCCGAGTTGAAGGCGCTGCGCGTGTCGCAGCGTGACCCGCAAGCGCTGGTGCTCGGCTCGGACTCGATCGTCGAGCTGGATGACGGCACGATGCTCGACAAGCCGGTGTCGCGCGAGAATGCCGCCGAGCATCTCCGTCGCTTGTCGGGCAAGCGCCACGACCTCGTCAGTGCCGCGGTGATCGCCGAAGGCGGTCGTCCGGTGTGGCGGGTGGTGGACCGCGCCAAGATGCACGTCCGCACGCTCTCGGATGCATTCATCGAGCAGTATCTCGACGCCGAATGGCCGGCGATCTCGGGCTGCGTCGGCTGCTATCGGATCGAAGGGCCGGGGGCGCAATTGTTCTCGCGGATTGAGGGGAGCCAGTTCACCGTGCTCGGGCTGCCGCTGCTTCAGGTGCTCGATTATCTGCGTGTACGGGGAGTGATGACGGCATGA
- a CDS encoding shikimate dehydrogenase family protein, which produces MTVYAEVIGDPIAHSKSPLIHGFWIDALGLDARYERRHVLPDDLAGYFAERKADADWRGCNITIPHKQAALDHVGDPGGVRESIGAINTVLRQPDGVMIGTNTDAAGFYAPIADRDLAGKPVVVVGAGGAARAVLFALARAGVGPVTLLNRNVLKAAALVSSFGLKGKALPLGSAIPPAALVVNTSALGMIGQPALEIDLSPLPDDALVYDIVYAPIETELLAQADARGLETIDGLEMLVGQAAVAFELFFGAAPPRDRDEELRTLLLA; this is translated from the coding sequence ATGACGGTCTATGCGGAAGTGATCGGCGACCCGATCGCGCATTCGAAATCGCCGCTGATCCACGGCTTCTGGATCGACGCGCTCGGTCTCGACGCACGCTACGAACGGCGCCACGTCCTGCCGGACGATCTCGCCGGCTATTTCGCCGAGCGGAAAGCCGATGCGGACTGGCGCGGCTGCAACATCACGATTCCGCACAAACAGGCCGCGCTCGACCATGTCGGCGATCCGGGTGGGGTGCGGGAGTCGATCGGTGCGATCAACACCGTGCTACGCCAGCCCGATGGCGTGATGATCGGCACCAACACCGATGCCGCAGGCTTCTACGCGCCGATCGCCGACCGCGATCTGGCCGGCAAGCCAGTGGTGGTGGTGGGTGCCGGCGGCGCCGCGCGTGCGGTGCTGTTCGCGTTGGCGCGCGCCGGGGTCGGCCCGGTGACGTTGCTCAACCGCAATGTCCTCAAAGCGGCCGCGCTGGTGTCGTCGTTCGGCCTCAAAGGCAAGGCTTTGCCGCTGGGCAGCGCGATCCCGCCCGCAGCGCTTGTCGTCAACACCAGTGCGCTTGGCATGATCGGCCAACCGGCGCTGGAGATCGATCTGTCCCCCCTGCCCGACGACGCCCTGGTCTACGACATCGTCTACGCGCCGATCGAAACCGAATTGCTCGCCCAGGCCGATGCGCGCGGGCTTGAGACGATCGATGGCCTCGAAATGCTGGTCGGCCAGGCGGCGGTCGCGTTCGAACTGTTCTTTGGCGCTGCCCCGCCGCGCGACCGCGACGAGGAACTGCGCACGCTGTTGCTGGCGTGA
- a CDS encoding DUF6489 family protein — protein MKINVEVDCTPEEARRVMGLPDFTPVHEKYIEMLTNSMDGNVSNEMVENMMRSWAPVGDAGMSFWRKMFETSTSK, from the coding sequence ATGAAGATCAATGTTGAGGTCGATTGCACCCCGGAAGAGGCACGGCGCGTCATGGGCTTGCCCGATTTCACGCCGGTGCATGAGAAATATATCGAAATGCTGACCAACTCGATGGACGGCAACGTATCGAACGAGATGGTCGAAAACATGATGCGGAGCTGGGCACCGGTCGGCGACGCGGGCATGAGTTTCTGGCGCAAGATGTTCGAGACCTCGACGTCGAAATAG
- the coaE gene encoding dephospho-CoA kinase (Dephospho-CoA kinase (CoaE) performs the final step in coenzyme A biosynthesis.), giving the protein MITLGLTGSIGMGKSTVAAMFARSGVPVFDADATVHRLQGPGGRLVPVIESAFPGTTGPNGVDRARLGKAVLGDTPALKRLEAIVHPAVAEERAGFLRDHADAPLVLLDIPLLFETGGEHGVDRVAVVDAPPAVQRARVLARPGMSAEKFEAILARQIPNAEKVARADFVIPTGGGLAEAEAAVAEVIACLSAYKGG; this is encoded by the coding sequence GTGATCACATTGGGCCTGACCGGCTCGATCGGTATGGGCAAATCGACCGTCGCGGCGATGTTCGCGCGCAGCGGCGTGCCGGTGTTCGATGCCGATGCGACCGTCCACCGCTTGCAAGGCCCCGGTGGCCGGTTGGTCCCCGTCATCGAGTCGGCCTTTCCCGGCACGACCGGACCGAACGGGGTCGATCGCGCTCGACTGGGCAAGGCCGTGCTCGGCGATACGCCAGCGCTCAAGCGGCTCGAGGCGATCGTCCACCCCGCCGTCGCGGAAGAGCGCGCCGGGTTCCTGCGCGACCATGCCGATGCGCCGCTCGTGTTGCTCGACATCCCGTTGCTGTTCGAAACCGGCGGCGAACATGGAGTCGATCGGGTCGCCGTGGTCGATGCCCCGCCGGCGGTGCAGCGCGCCCGCGTATTGGCGCGGCCGGGCATGTCGGCCGAGAAGTTCGAGGCGATCCTCGCGCGGCAGATTCCCAATGCCGAGAAGGTCGCGCGCGCCGATTTCGTCATCCCGACCGGCGGCGGTCTCGCCGAAGCCGAAGCCGCCGTGGCCGAGGTGATCGCTTGCCTGAGCGCTTACAAAGGCGGATAA
- the rho gene encoding transcription termination factor Rho: MHLKDLKNKKPAELVEMAEALGIESASTLRKQDLMFAILKVQAENGDQIMGLGTIEVLPDGFGFLRSPEANYLAGPDDIYISPNQVRKFGLRTGDTVEAEIRGPKDGERYFALTKLISVNFDDPDAVRHRVNFDNLTPLYPEQKLTLDPSDPTMKDKSARVIDIVSPQGKGQRTLIVAPPRVGKTVMLQNIAKAITDNHPEVFLIVLLIDERPEEVTDMQRSVKGEVVSSTFDEPATRHVQVAEMVIEKAKRLVEHKKDVVILLDSITRLGRAYNTVVPSSGKVLTGGVDANALQRPKRFFGAARNIEEGGSLSIIATALIDTGSRMDEVIFEEFKGTGNSEIVLDRKVADKRIFPALDVGKSGTRKEELLVDQSKLSKMWVLRRILMQMGTIDSMEFLLDKMKNSKTNEDFFDSMNQ, encoded by the coding sequence ATGCATCTCAAAGACCTCAAGAACAAAAAGCCCGCCGAACTCGTCGAGATGGCGGAAGCGCTCGGCATCGAGAGCGCCTCGACGCTGCGCAAGCAGGATCTGATGTTCGCGATCTTGAAGGTCCAGGCCGAGAACGGTGACCAGATCATGGGGCTTGGCACGATCGAGGTGCTGCCCGACGGCTTCGGCTTCCTGCGCAGCCCCGAGGCGAATTACCTCGCCGGCCCGGACGACATCTACATCTCGCCAAATCAGGTGCGGAAGTTCGGCCTGCGGACCGGCGATACGGTCGAGGCCGAGATCCGCGGCCCCAAGGACGGCGAGCGTTATTTCGCGCTGACCAAGCTCATCTCGGTCAATTTCGACGATCCCGATGCGGTGCGTCACCGCGTCAACTTCGACAACCTCACGCCGCTGTACCCGGAGCAAAAGCTCACGCTGGATCCGAGCGATCCGACGATGAAGGACAAGTCGGCGCGAGTCATCGACATCGTCTCGCCGCAGGGCAAGGGCCAGCGCACGCTGATCGTCGCGCCGCCGCGCGTCGGCAAGACGGTGATGCTCCAGAACATCGCCAAGGCGATCACCGACAATCACCCCGAGGTGTTCCTGATCGTGCTGCTCATCGACGAGCGGCCCGAGGAAGTCACCGACATGCAGCGGTCGGTGAAGGGTGAGGTGGTCTCCTCGACCTTCGACGAGCCCGCCACGCGCCACGTCCAGGTCGCAGAAATGGTCATCGAAAAGGCCAAGCGTCTTGTCGAGCACAAGAAGGACGTGGTGATCCTGCTCGACTCGATCACCCGCCTCGGCCGCGCCTACAACACGGTCGTTCCCTCGTCGGGCAAAGTGCTGACCGGCGGCGTCGATGCCAATGCGCTCCAGCGGCCGAAGCGCTTCTTCGGCGCAGCGCGCAACATCGAGGAGGGCGGTTCGCTCTCGATCATCGCCACCGCGCTGATCGATACCGGCAGCCGCATGGACGAGGTGATCTTCGAAGAGTTCAAGGGCACCGGCAACTCCGAAATCGTGCTCGACCGCAAGGTCGCCGACAAGCGCATCTTCCCGGCGCTCGACGTCGGCAAATCGGGCACGCGCAAGGAAGAGCTGCTGGTCGATCAGAGCAAGCTTTCCAAGATGTGGGTGCTGCGCCGAATCCTCATGCAGATGGGCACGATCGATTCGATGGAGTTCCTGCTCGACAAGATGAAGAATTCGAAGACCAACGAAGATTTCTTCGACAGCATGAATCAATAG